aagagacaccaagagggagagaggttcttcaatccactggttcactccccaaatggccacaacagctggagctgggccgaacccaagcaaggagccaggagcttcttctgggtctcccatgcaggtgcagggcccaagcacctggaccatcctttactgctttcccaggccacagcagagagctggatcggaagaggagcagctgggactagaaccagtgctcatatgggatgctggcactgcaggcggaggcttggcctactatgtcacagcactggcctcccataaataaaaagtgaagtgGGTGTACATATTGTAAGTGAACTTTATTGATGGAGGCTGGCAtccaaatttcatgtaattttcatgtattatagaacactgaatttttttgttgttgttgttccagcaattaaaagaatgtaaaatctgtTATGCGGTTCCTCAACAGCTAAGCATAGAGCTGCCACAGGACTAGGAGTGACACTTCTGGATATGTACCCAAGAAAACCAAAGTCTCAAAATAGACATTCGGGagaaggcatttagcctagtggttaaggcgcTGCCTcaggtgcccgcatcccacgtgggagcaccTGGTTCTACCCCAGCTCTcatgctagtgcagaccctggctgggtccctgccacccgtgggagAGGCCTGGGTGGAATCCCCAGCTTCTGGATCTGACTCCAGCCCAGCCTCGGTTGTGGGGGcttttggggagcgaaccagcagatggagagttctctctcaaataaataacttaaaagagatactgcaggggctggcgctgtggcatagtgggtaaagctgctacctgcagtgctggcatcctatatgggcaccagttcaagaccctgctgttctacttccgatccagctctctgctatggcctgggaaagcagaagatggcccaagtctttgggccccagcaaccatatgggagacctggaagaagctcctggctttggattggcacagctccggccattgcggccaattggggcatgaaccagtggatggaattctctctctctctctctctcctctctctctctctctgcctctctgtaactctttcaaataaataaacaatcctttttaaaaaaaatagatactgtACACCTATGTTCACAGCAGCACATTATCTACAACaaccaaaaggtagaaacaatccaaatgtctatcagtgaacggataaagaaaatgtgtatatctatgaaaatggaaaattactCAGCCTTCAAAAAGGAGAGGCATTCCAACACGCTACAGCACAGATAAACCTTGCCATCATGCTCAGCGAAATCAGCCAATCACAAAGGACAAGCGCTGTGTGCTGCCACTCAAAGGAGGTTCCCAGGGCCGTTGGAGCCACAGACAGGAAGTGAAAGAGGGATGGGAGAGCTGGGGTTTGGGGGTGGGCAATGGGGAGTGCTGAAAGGGGACAGAGTTCGCATCTGGGAAGATGGACGAGTTTCGGATACACTGGTGTTTGCACAACACTAAACCCACTTAATGTCACGGAGTTGGCTACAGCCGTAGATTTTCCATTACATGCATTTCACCATACTGAACTCCCCCGCAGAGGCAGATGCCGGGCTGCGCAGGCTAAGCGGCCACTGAGGCACCTGCGACCTTCATCCTGCATccgagcatgggtttgagtcccggctgctccacttctgatccagcttcctgccaatgtgcctgggaaagcagtggaggactgctcaagtgcttgggcccctgccacccacacgggagacccaggtggagctcctggctcctggctttggccagctgttgtggccatttgagggagtgaatccTCCATTTAGGAGGATCTCCCCCTCTCCTTTGAGAGCGAGATCGCGGCAGGTGGCAGAGCTTCCGCCCCgctgcctggggcccctgcagcctccccagggctTCCCCTGGGCCCGGACATGGGAAGGGGGGTTCAGGAACCAAGAGACTTATTAGCTAAGACAGGAAGCCCCACACCCTGAGACCTCAAAGATAAATACAGGCCACAGGAATCTGTGTCTCCAGCGTGACCACTGAGTGCAGCAGGAAGGTAAGTGACAGCTTGGGCCCTTGTCCCTGtggttccccacccccacctgagaCCCAGCACTGCAGATCCTGCACCCCCAGCTGGAACAGGGCTGACTCCCAGGCACGTGACCTGGTTCCTTCTTGCAGGGCCTGCATGATGAaggctctctccctcctcctcctcctcctccctgcactGGGGCTGCTGGTGTCCAGTGAGTCACTGTGTCCGGTGGATGATGCCATCAACGAGAAGATCAAGGGCGGCACCAGCTCCCTGTGTGAGGATCCCCACACTCAACTCCATCCTCTAGAGGCCTCTGTGACCCCTGACACTGACCAGACCCCATCTCACCCCCAAATCCCAACCTCACAGCCACTCTgatcacaggttcactcccaatcCTCATCCCCCATTCAACCCAACCTTTAACCACAGTTCCAAACCCAACCCCATTAGTCACCCCCAAACCTCGCCTTAGTCCCAAACCCTCAAGCAAGCCATGGGGTCCTGGGAGGTGGCGGGCATGACGCCTGGGCCCGGATCGCCTGGTTGCCCCCTTCCTGTCCGCAAACCTCCCAGGGGAGGAAGAACATAGTCTCACACTGcaccccggccccctcccctcagTTCTTAGTGGAATGAGGAGCCTGAACCTGGAATGCCGCACTGTCACCTCCAGGGGGGCCCTGGCCACCTGTCCCGGAGGTGAGTGCACCTGTCATCTAGGAGGAATGCCCCCTCCTCCAACGTCCAACCTCTGTGGAGGCTCAGCCTCCACTTCCCTGGGATCCTGGCCCAGAGCCCCGGGCTGTGCCCCGCACCCCCACGGGACCCCACTTCCTCAAGGCACTTAGCTGTCCAGCCTCTCGCTCCTGCTCCGTGCACAGGGAGGCTTCTCTGGCCTGCGCCTGGAGCTCCCAGACCCCAACTCCCAAGCCCCGCGGCCCCCCAGCTCCGAAGGTCTCCGCAACCCCGCTGCCGCCCGCAGGCTACTCCGTCACCAGCTGCACCTGTGGCTCCGCCTGCGGCTCGTGGGACGTGCGCGCAGAGACCACGTGCCACTGCCAGTGCGCGGGCATGGACTGGACCGGAGCGCGCTGCTGCCGCATCAGGACTAACGCCTGAGCCCATGCGTGCGCCCAGCGCGCCGGGGGAGGGGGCACGGGCTGGAAATAAACCGggaatgatggtgatgatgaagacGTTGGCGGTTACTTCAGAAAGATGTGGGACCGCGCTGTTACTTCAGAAAGGCGTGGGACCCATGTCGGGTCTCCAAAGAGAGCAAGGCGCATGGATGCCGGAGGGAGGAGGGGCGCTTCTGGCTTCTGTGGTGTCTCCCACGCCTTCCTCCAGCGGCGGGACCTCCCCCTCCAGTGACAAAGCCCTCCCCCACTCATGCAAGTGGGGATGTCAGTGTCACCTCTGAGGCCACTTTGTGTCACCCTCAGGTCTCCAGCTTCCCAGATTCTGTTTCCCATCTACCCCGCCCCTCCATGAAAGTCTTCACCCAGCATCCGGGCAGTCTGGGTAGTGGACAGgactgccccaccaccaccaccaccaggatcccaggctcccagcagccCTAGGGTCACCGTGGGCCCCTGGACCATCTCTGAGCCCAGAGCCCTGAGCCCCCTCACCCCTCactctgcacctgcagggagggACTTTGCGAGGCCCAGGGGACACCCAGTCATGGGTGGGCAGGAATCTGCGAGGCTGTGGATCACAAGGTCATGTTTTCGCTTGTGCAGCTGAGGTTTCAAGTTATTACTGCCAGCGGCACCCAGGGCACTTCTAGCCTGGTGAACGCTGCATCCCCAGCGTTTACAATACAGcatggcacacagcaggcgctcagCAAATGCTGAATAACCACatgtgcacacagtaggtgctcagtaaatgccCAATAAATAACTGCCTGTGCACACAATAGGTGCTCAGCAAATGCTGAATAACCACATGTGTACACAGTAGGTGCCCAGCACATGTTTGATAAGTAACCATGGGTGTGCTTAGACATGCTCCCTGGGTGCACACACCAGTGCACAGCCCAGGTACCACAGCCACCTGGGAATGAAACCACAGGGTGACagccacacagggacacaggagagTGTCACAGCACACACATGGAAAACCAGCGAGGTGCTCATGTGGGAAGAGCAGACACAAGTCCCAGGTGCAGACACGCCCCACACAGACCCTTGTGCTTCCAGCTTTGAGACCCCACGCCAGCCTGCACCAGTACCTGACACCCTGGGGGTTTAATGTCCCCTGCCCCAGGTCCCCGAGGGGACATATCTAGGTGACTCGGAGTCCTGTGTCCCAGGGAAtcccaacccaggagccaggtacccagCCTTGAGAGATGCAGCTACAGGTTTCAGAATCTCCAGCATCCCACCTCAAATCCCTGCTTGATTGACCCAGATGAACAGGAGATAGGCTGGGGACCTGGTTTTCAGGATGTCTCCTACCCAGCCCCAACCCATGATGACCCGGTGGCTGTGAACAGGAATCAGAAGCCTGGCCATGGAGCCCACCTGGACTTCAACCCGCGCCTTTCTGATGCCACTGTGGCCACAGGGGTGGGTGGGACCACTGAGCCAGGAGTGTGGCCATGGGATGGGTGTcttggagcagtgggttaaacagcctcttgcaatgcccacattccatgttggagtgctgttttgagtcccagctgctctgcttccaatccagcttcctgctaatgtgcctgaggaaagcagcagtggacgACTCAAgcgcttggactcctgccactcatgtgggagacccagatggaatttctgctcctggctttggcccccactgttgtggccatttgagaactgaaccagcagatgtaaacatgctcccccaccccctgctttcAATCAAGCTGTTTTTACAAACCCAAGTGTGGCCAGGACCAGAGAGGGTGAGTCTTGTGCCTTGTGCGCCCCTTCCCCTCGCTGATGTGTGCGCTGGGGGAGACTCCCTTGTCCCCAGACCTCGGTGT
This region of Oryctolagus cuniculus chromosome 16 unlocalized genomic scaffold, mOryCun1.1 SUPER_16_unloc_1, whole genome shotgun sequence genomic DNA includes:
- the RETN gene encoding resistin precursor (The RefSeq protein has 2 substitutions compared to this genomic sequence); the encoded protein is MKALSLLLLLLPALGLLVSSESLCPVDDAINEKIKDGTSSLFLSGTRSLNLECRTVTSRGALATCPGGYSVTSCTCGSACGSWDVRAETTCHCQCAGMDWTGARCCRIRTNA